CTTCGCTATCGCTTTTTCATCTTCTTTCATTTCCAGTTGACGCAGGCGGCAGGCTTCCCCTAAGCCAACAATACCAGGAACGTTAAGAGTTCCAGACCTCATTCCTTTCTGATGAGGGCCACCAAATATGATTGGTTCTAGGTGATGTCCTTTCCTGACAACTAATGCGCCAGAACCTTTGGGACCATAGAGTTTGTGGGCAGAGATGGCTAGGTAAGTGATTCCCCACTCTTCAAAGTGTATCGGGATTTTTCCTACAGCTTGGGATGCATCACAGAGGAAGGGAATACTGTAACGTTGAGCAATCTGAGCGATCGCCTCAATTGGGTAAATGTTGCCAATCTCGTTGTTGGCTGCCATAACACAAACAAGGGAGAGTCCCTCAGCACAAACTTGTTCTAGATGGTTGAGATCGAGTCTTCCTCTAGAATCGACTTGGAGATAAGCCAGTTCTGCCCAGCCGCGTTTTTCTAGAATATGGCAGGTGTCGAGAATGGCTTTGTGTTCGAGTGGCAGCAGCGCAATGCGGTGAGGTTTTCCAGGGTTGGGACACAGACTACCCTGAATTACCAGGTTAAGGCTCTCGGTTGCCCCCGATGTCCAAACGATTTCTCGCTTGTGAGATCCAACTAGCTCAGCTACCTAAATAGCTGCTTGTTTGACGGCTTCTTCAGCGCGATCGCCCCACGAGTGATCCACACTGCTGGCGTTGCCGAATTCTTCAGTCATGCAGTGGTAGATGCGCTCGGCAACTCGGCAATCGACAGGGGTTGTGGCGTGGTAGTCAAGGTATACAGGACGATTTCTACTCTGCTGGCTCATAGGTGGCAAGCAAAGCAAGGTAGTTCATCATCCTCGCTGTCAAGTACGTCTGATAGCGCCTCGGCTAAGGGTCGATTTGGAGCGGTTTTTTTCTCCCTATACAGAAGAAGCGTTTTCCCGCCTTGATGCCATCTTCGAGCAAAGATTGTCAGTTTTAGCTTCTGCAAAACACCACCAGCAGTAGATCACAACAACGGACTTTTTCATCACCGTTCCCCAGAGGAAAGCTTTTAAAAGCTTCTA
The genomic region above belongs to Microcoleus sp. AS-A8 and contains:
- a CDS encoding cysteine desulfurase; the encoded protein is MVWTSGATESLNLVIQGSLCPNPGKPHRIALLPLEHKAILDTCHILEKRGWAELAYLQVDSRGRLDLNHLEQVCAEGLSLVCVMAANNEIGNIYPIEAIAQIAQRYSIPFLCDASQAVGKIPIHFEEWGITYLAISAHKLYGPKGSGALVVRKGHHLEPIIFGGPHQKGMRSGTLNVPGIVGLGEACRLRQLEMKEDEKAIAKRCCEAQIASKRDRLQSLLLDKIPGLVINGDTTSRLAGNLHISIPDIPNSAVIARVRSQLAISTGSACSSGVETPSHVLQALNLPSEVIEGALRIGLGKFTTNEEIERAAEILSTAVSKTRQTMLT